A region from the Aegilops tauschii subsp. strangulata cultivar AL8/78 chromosome 5, Aet v6.0, whole genome shotgun sequence genome encodes:
- the LOC109772454 gene encoding glutamate receptor 2.8, with the protein MAGHTHARFLLACLAASILLTSQAQPATPTEVKVGFIVDAGSPVGKIATTTIPMALEDFYAAYPNSPVRVRILPHDSGGDVVAAASAALQLMTVQGARAILGPQSSVESAFVADLATQAQLPVVSFSATSPSVSPATAAFFARAALSDASQADAIAALATHFGWRRVVPIYQDDDYGAAFVPFLVDALTAERTEVPYRCALPAAALHDAIAAALLRMESEQTRVFVLHTRPELAKKVFAAAVDTGMMAEGYVWIITDGLTGLLGSVDPPQGVIGLTPYVPDTTRLRGVKKRWAHRYMRDHRDAEPAQAVMGCYALWAYDAAWAVASAAERLSSGDLSSPPGLVGGKGGPTDIAGLGKSTSGLNFLRAINSTKFDGLGGKFELVNGELAVPAFQVVNIMDNGRERGIGFWTLLHGLSRHGSNESRGELGPVIWPGDSTVRPTGWVQPTSARKLRVAVPGNVSDSYKPIVRLEVDPATNQTTASGFVIEVFEAAVRLLPYALPFEYVKAASMPYDDLVQAVGNGTFDAAVADITMTANRSNHVDFTLPYAGTAIAMLVRVRDQRSNKRTWVFLKPLRYDLWLVSAAFFLFTGFVVWAIEHRGNREFRGPASYQVGTLLYFGFSTLVFAHRETLKSNLSRFVVLVWVFVVLILQSSYTASLTSMLTVPQLEPAVADYGELQRGTEMVGVMNNSFVLRAMTASGFPQGRLVRYPNSQTIHECLLNGSIGAVVNETPYLRIFLKTYRDNFTMTGPLNKTGGFGFAFPKGSPYVTDLSQAILKLTESDEMNMIERKWFGDPNDDGATQDGGPFTSNSLSFSSFWGLFLITGATSLLCCVVHLATFVAANRRELPPHLSWKDWLSSLFKLFDDKDPSSHTFRVKDDGGAVSVRNDAVASPPIAHSELGSPLSAPYTSEWSGTASPATGEIELAAGGQERHEVAPNPDGSGENGRGQ; encoded by the exons ATGGCTGGGCACACCCACGCTCGCTTCCTCCTGGCATGCCTCGCCGCCTCGATCCTGTTGACGTCGCAGGCGCAGCCGGCCACGCCGACGGAGGTCAAGGTGGGGTTCATCGTCGACGCCGGCTCGCCAGTCGGCAAGATCGCCACGACCACAATCCCCATGGCCCTGGAAGACTTCTACGCCGCCTACCCCAACTCCCCCGTTCGGGTTCGGATCCTGCCGCACGACTCCGGCGGAGACGTCGTCGCCGCCGCGTCCGCCG CGTTGCAGCTGATGACGGTCCAGGGAGCGCGCGCCATCCTCGGCCCGCAGTCGTCCGTCGAGTCGGCCTTCGTCGCCGACCTCGCCACGCAGGCGCAGCTCCCCGTCGTGTCCTTCTCGGCCACGAGCCCGTCGGTGTCGCCTGCCACGGCGGCGTTCTTCGCCCGCGCCGCGCTGAGCGACGCGTCGCAGGCCGACGCCATCGCCGCGCTCGCCACGCACTTCGGGTGGCGCCGCGTCGTGCCCATCTACCAGGACGACGACTACGGCGCCGCCTTCGTGCCCTTCCTCGTCGACGCCCTCaccgccgagcgcaccgaggtcCCCTACCGCTGCGCGCTCCCGGCCGCGGCGTTGCACGACGCCATCGCCGCGGCGCTGCTACGCATGGAGTCCGAGCAGACGCGGGTCTTCGTGCTGCACACGCGCCCCGAGCTCGCGAAGAAGGTGTTCGCCGCCGCCGTGGACACCGGCATGATGGCCGAAGGCTACGTGTGGATCATCACCGACGGGCTCACGGGCCTCCTCGGCTCTGTCGACCCGCCGCAGGGGGTCATCGGGCTGACGCCGTACGTACCAGACACGACGCGGCTGCGCGGCGTCAAGAAACGATGGGCGCACCGGTACATGCGCGACCACCGGGACGCCGAGCCGGCGCAAGCCGTGATGGGCTGCTACGCTCTGTGGGCGTACGACGCCGCATGGGCCGTCGCGTCCGCAGCAGAGCGACTCAGCTCCGGCGACTTATCGTCGCCACCTGGGCTTGTAGGCGGCAAGGGCGGCCCGACCGACATCGCCGGGCTcggcaagtcaacatcaggcctCAACTTCCTCCGAGCTATCAACAGCACGAAATTCGATGGCCTGGGCGGCAAGTTCGAGCTCGTGAACGGCGAGCTCGCCGTGCCGGCGTTCCAGGTGGTGAACATCATGGACAACGGAAGAGAGAGGGGCATCGGGTTCTGGACGCTCCTGCACGGGCTGAGCCGGCACGGTTCGAACGAGTCGAGAGGCGAGCTCGGGCCGGTGATCTGGCCGGGAGATTCGACGGTCCGGCCAACGGGGTGGGTGCAGCCGACGAGCGCGCGGAAGCTGCGGGTGGCGGTGCCGGGGAACGTGTCGGACAGCTACAAGCCGATCGTGCGGCTGGAGGTGGATCCGGCGACGAACCAGACGACGGCCAGCGGGTTCGTGATCGAGGTGTTCGAGGCGGCGGTGCGGCTGCTGCCCTACGCCCTGCCGTTCGAGTACGTGAAGGCGGCGTCCATGCCCTACGACGACCTTGTCCAAGCGGTTGGCAATGGG ACGTTCGACGCGGCGGTGGCGGACATCACCATGACGGCGAACCGGTCGAACCACGTGGACTTCACGCTGCCTTACGCAGGGACGGCCATCGCCATGTTGGTGCGGGTGCGCGACCAACGGAGCAACAAGCGAACATGGGTCTTCCTCAAGCCGCTCCGCTACGACCTCTGGCTCGTCAGCGCCGCCTTTTTCCTCTTCACCGGCTTCGTGGTCTGGGCCATCGAGCACCGCGGCAACCGCGAGTTCCGCGGGCCGGCCTCCTACCAGGTCGGCACGCTCCTCTACTTCGGCTTCTCCACCCTCGTCTTCGCCCACAGGGAGACGCTCAAGAGCAACCTCTCCAGGTTCGTGGTGCTCGTCTGGGTCTTCGTGGTGCTCATCCTGCAGTCCAGCTACACGGCGAGCCTCACGTCCATGCTCACGGTGCCGCAGCTGGAGCCGGCCGTGGCCGACTACGGCGAGCTGCAGCGGGGCACGGAGATGGTCGGGGTCATGAACAACTCCTTCGTGCTCAGGGCCATGACGGCGTCCGGGTTCCCGCAGGGAAGGCTCGTGCGGTACCCGAACTCGCAGACCATCCATGAGTGCCTGCTCAACGGCAGCATTGGCGCCGTCGTAAACGAGACGCCCTACCTCAGGATCTTCCTCAAGACCTACCGCGACAACTTCACCATGACGGGACCGCTCAACAAGACCGGCGGGTTCGGGTTCGCGTTCCCCAAGGGGTCGCCGTACGTGACGGACCTGTCGCAGGCCATCCTAAAGCTCACCGAAAGCGATGAGATGAACATGATCGAGCGCAAGTGGTTCGGCGACCCCAACGACGATGGTGCCACGCAGGACGGCGGGCCGTTCACGTCCAACAGCCTCAGCTTCAGCAGCTTCTGGGGCCTGTTCCTTATCACCGGCGCCACCTCACTCCTCTGCTGCGTCGTCCACCTCGCCACCTTTGTCGCGGCCAACCGACGGGAGCTCCCGCCGCACTTGTCCTGGAAGGACTGGCTCTCGAGTTTGTTCAAGCTCTTCGACGACAAGGACCCCTCGTCGCACACATTCAGGGTCAAGGACGACGGCGGCGCCGTGTCTGTCCGGAACGACGCGGTTGCCTCCCCTCCTATTGCGCACAGCGAGCTTGGCAGCCCGCTCAGCGCGCCCTACACGAGCGAGTGGTCGGGGACGGCAAGCCCGGCGACCGGTGAGATCGAGCTGGCCGCCGGTGGACAGGAGAGGCATGAGGTGGCTCCCAACCCTGACGGCTCTGGAGAGAATGGCAGAGGCCAGTAG